From Ictalurus punctatus breed USDA103 chromosome 26, Coco_2.0, whole genome shotgun sequence:
TGTACAGTGGCCATCTTTCTGCGCCGCCAattacttcatttatttatttatttgttttaatcattGGACTGAATTTTTACTTTTCTTATCGTAATAAAATACCCCGTTTATTGTATTCTATTTAAACGGGGTCTTTCCAACAGTCGCAAGGCGAGCGTGTAATATGCTAAGCATTTACATATTTCAATTTGTAATACATTGCTGGAAATACGGACGGCGAGTGGAAGATGGCTAAGGCTaattaattagctagctagctaactcatGATTATTAAATGGTAAGGTAAATACAGAGTGACTTTAAAGTCTTTAGTTTACTTTAGAAGTCATAAGTCCTAGAAAATGGAGACCATGCATGCGGAATGGTCACATGACTCAGCAtcccgtctgtgtgtgtgactgcaggCGGTGCCGATGTTCCCCCACGTTCCTGTGAACTTcctggaggaagaggaagagctTGTGCGCATAAACCCGCGTGAGCGCGCCTGGCTAACGGGCTACGAGGACTACCGTCACGCCACCACGGCCGCCCACAAACTCCTGCGCCCGGAACCCACGGACGCTTACGTCTCCTTCGCCAAGAGCGAAGTGCCCAAACATGACTACACTTACCCGTACCCTCACCGGCTCTCTGAAGACAACGGTAAATCGGGCATCAGTGGCGGCGTGGTGGCGTGCCAGCCGCGCGGCCCGTGGCGCACCGAGGAGGAATGTGTGCGCTGCGTGTACTGCCGGGACGTGTTCAGTCCGGCACAGAACTGGCGCGGGCAGTGCCGGGAAGCGCCCGACCCTGTGGTGGCACTCATACGACGTGTGAGCTTCATGTGGTGCGCCGACAGCCTGCTGTACCACTGCATGGCCGACGCCGAAGGCGAGTACTCGGAGCCGTGCTCGTGCGACCCCAGTGACGGGCGTCTCGTCCTGCGCTGGCTCGCGTTGTTCGGCCTGTCGCTCATCGCACCCTGCATGTGCTGCTACGCACCACTGCGTGCCTGCCATCGCTGTGCCGTCGCGTGCCACTGCTGCGGTGCCCGACACAAGGCTGCCGGCTGACACGGGCAAGAAAGTCAACGCAGACGGACTTGAACAAACGTCAGACGGTGACTTTCTTTTCCCCAGGGGTTTTGTTTTCTCTGGACACCTGATCTCCTGATGTCTTTATCAGTTATTTTTGGTGCCATTCAGCTTCTATGCCATTAACAGTACATTCATTTATAtagtcattatatatatatatatatatatatatatatatatatatatatatatatatatatgtatatgtatatgtatatatatatatatatatatatatatatatatgtgtgtgtgtatatatactgtacacctgGCTAAtgggctatatatatatatatatatatatatatatatatatatatatatatatatatatatatatatatatatatataaaaatccagGTACTTTTATGTTTTTACAATATTCTGGATTACATATGTTTTTACGTTTACTTTTGGTTCTGTCACCGTGGCCTGCCAGTCTGAGGTGAAGCTCCTCCCGTCTGAGGCACTTAACCCATACGTGAACGCCCGCCGCGTCCGGACGTCCAAACCCGAATGTGTGTTGTACGTGATGAAATGGAGACAAACGTgtggaaataatttttttgctaAAGCCAAAACGATATAAGCTGCCGAGCGTGTGTACTGGCCGAATGTGCCACAGTGAATTACAACTGTGATAGAaaagtgtgtttgagtgtgtgtgtgtgtgtgtgtgtgtgagagtgagtgtgtgtgagtgaaactTCTGGAATGATCTCGATTTCTCTATGAATGGGCCTTTAACtgtcatgataataataactaaaGACAATCTTATTTAACAATCGCTTTACATTGCTGTTTGTTTATCGGGCGACGGTTTAAACAGTGAACGTCGCTGATGGG
This genomic window contains:
- the spred2a gene encoding sprouty-related, EVH1 domain-containing protein 2 — encoded protein: MTEESQPDDDDYLVRVKAVVMTRDDSSGGWLAQEGGGLSRVGVCKVAPADLDLLGRNGFLIYGERLRDKQVILKCFLKKDLIYIKATPTFHHWRVDSMKCGLTFQSPADARAFDRGVRKAIEDLTDGSTTSSSTLQNETELGDDDVFTTATDSSSNSSQKREPSLQTLAPISFCESRHHQCILGHLYNQHRHSDHYFLDQAVPMFPHVPVNFLEEEEELVRINPRERAWLTGYEDYRHATTAAHKLLRPEPTDAYVSFAKSEVPKHDYTYPYPHRLSEDNGKSGISGGVVACQPRGPWRTEEECVRCVYCRDVFSPAQNWRGQCREAPDPVVALIRRVSFMWCADSLLYHCMADAEGEYSEPCSCDPSDGRLVLRWLALFGLSLIAPCMCCYAPLRACHRCAVACHCCGARHKAAG